One window from the genome of Streptomyces sp. NBC_00708 encodes:
- a CDS encoding sugar isomerase, with translation MSRTASEIATQPSCWRRAAQAGAEFGGLPRPGERVAVTGCGTSWFMAIAYAALREAAGQGETDAYASSEFPVGRPYDRVVAITRSGTTSEVLALLGELRGKTATVALTGDPTTPVMETADAVAVLDWADEESVVQTRFATTALAFLRAGLEAAGPLPAGVKTVAEAAVDAELAVTEPLDEAVVAAEQWTFLGRGWTYGLAQEAGLKMREAAGAWTESYPAMEYRHGPIAITGPNRVAWVFGALPEGLAGEVAAVGGTLVAHRTADPMADLIRAQRLAVVLAESKGYDPDHPRNLSRSVILPE, from the coding sequence ATGTCGCGTACCGCATCTGAAATTGCCACCCAGCCCAGCTGCTGGCGGCGTGCCGCGCAGGCGGGCGCGGAGTTCGGCGGGCTGCCGAGGCCCGGCGAGCGCGTCGCGGTCACCGGGTGCGGCACCTCCTGGTTCATGGCCATCGCCTACGCGGCCCTGCGGGAGGCCGCCGGGCAGGGCGAGACGGACGCGTACGCCTCCTCGGAGTTTCCGGTGGGCCGCCCGTACGACCGGGTGGTGGCGATCACCCGGTCCGGCACCACGAGCGAGGTGCTGGCACTCCTGGGCGAGCTGCGCGGGAAGACGGCCACCGTCGCCCTGACCGGCGACCCGACGACGCCGGTCATGGAGACCGCCGACGCGGTCGCCGTACTGGACTGGGCGGACGAGGAGTCGGTGGTCCAGACCCGGTTCGCCACCACCGCGCTCGCCTTCCTGCGGGCGGGCCTGGAGGCGGCCGGTCCGCTTCCGGCGGGCGTGAAGACGGTCGCCGAGGCGGCGGTGGACGCGGAGCTGGCGGTGACCGAGCCGCTGGACGAGGCGGTCGTCGCGGCCGAGCAGTGGACGTTCCTGGGGCGCGGCTGGACCTATGGGCTGGCCCAGGAGGCCGGGCTGAAGATGCGCGAGGCGGCGGGCGCCTGGACCGAGTCGTACCCGGCGATGGAGTACCGCCACGGCCCGATCGCGATCACCGGGCCGAACCGGGTCGCCTGGGTCTTCGGCGCCCTGCCCGAGGGGCTGGCGGGCGAGGTGGCGGCGGTCGGCGGGACGCTGGTCGCGCACCGCACGGCGGACCCGATGGCGGACCTGATCCGCGCGCAGCGGCTCGCGGTGGTGCTGGCCGAGTCGAAGGGGTACGACCCCGACCACCCCCGCAACCTCTCGCGCAGCGTGATCCTGCCGGAGTAG
- a CDS encoding ROK family protein: MKHVIALDVGGTGMKAALVGADGALLHEARRATGRERGPEAVVDSILAFAADLRAYGEEHFGESALAAGVAVPGIVDAEKGVAVYAANLGWRDVPMRQLLGERLGGVPVALGHDVRTGGLAEGRIGAGKGADRFLFIPLGTGIAGAIGITGAIEEGAHGYAGEIGHIVIRPDGPDCSCGQRGCLETLASASAVSRAWAAASGDPKADAADCAKAVESGDPKALAVWQNAVDALAAGLVTALTLLDPRMLIIGGGLAEAGETLFTPLRAAVEERVTFQKLPHIVPAALGDTAGCLGAGLLAWDLLSTEVSA, from the coding sequence GTGAAACACGTCATCGCCCTCGATGTGGGCGGCACCGGGATGAAGGCCGCACTGGTCGGGGCCGATGGCGCCCTGCTCCACGAGGCACGGCGCGCGACCGGCAGAGAGCGCGGCCCCGAAGCCGTCGTGGACTCGATCCTCGCCTTCGCCGCCGACCTGCGCGCGTACGGCGAGGAGCACTTCGGCGAGAGCGCCCTCGCGGCCGGAGTCGCGGTGCCCGGCATCGTCGACGCGGAGAAGGGGGTCGCCGTCTACGCGGCGAACCTGGGCTGGCGCGACGTACCCATGCGGCAGCTGCTCGGCGAACGGCTCGGCGGCGTGCCCGTGGCGCTCGGCCACGACGTCAGGACCGGCGGCCTCGCCGAGGGCCGGATCGGCGCGGGCAAGGGCGCCGACCGCTTCCTCTTCATCCCGCTCGGCACCGGGATCGCCGGAGCCATCGGCATCACCGGGGCCATCGAGGAGGGCGCCCACGGCTACGCCGGCGAGATCGGGCACATCGTGATCCGGCCGGACGGCCCGGACTGCAGCTGCGGCCAGCGCGGCTGCCTGGAGACCCTGGCCTCCGCCTCCGCCGTCAGCCGCGCCTGGGCGGCCGCGTCCGGCGACCCCAAGGCGGACGCCGCCGACTGCGCCAAGGCCGTCGAGTCGGGCGACCCGAAGGCCCTCGCCGTGTGGCAGAACGCCGTCGACGCGCTCGCCGCCGGGCTCGTCACCGCGCTCACCCTGCTGGACCCGCGCATGCTCATCATCGGTGGCGGGCTCGCCGAGGCCGGGGAAACCTTGTTCACACCACTCCGTGCGGCCGTCGAGGAACGCGTCACGTTCCAGAAGCTGCCCCACATCGTCCCGGCGGCCCTCGGGGACACCGCCGGATGCCTGGGCGCAGGGCTGCTCGCCTGGGATCTACTCTCCACGGAGGTATCCGCCTGA